GGGCGCCTGCAAGGGTGACCCACCTCCCCCGCCGGGACCGCTGCCGGTGGATCAGGATTCGCTGAGCAATGACTCCGTGGCGGAGGCCGATGCTGAGCGGCGCCGCATCGAAGCTGAAGAGGCAGCTGCCATTGCCGAAGCCGCCGACCTCGCAGAAAGGGTCGCCGCGGCGCTAGCCACACTCGAAGAGGCTGTATTCTTCGACTACGACGTCTCGGAAGTCCGGGCCGACCAGCAGGCGCTGCTACGCCAAAAGGTCGACATCCTGCGGGCGAGCCCCGACGTGCAGCTGCGGATCGAGGGCCACGCGGACGAACGCGGTTCGACCGAGTACAACATGGCGCTCGGCAACCGACGCGCGTCGGCGGTTCGGGATTACCTGACGGGGTTCGGACTGTCGGAGAGTCGGTTCGCTATCGTCTCGTTCGGGGAGCAACGCCCACGCGAGAGCGGCTCGAACGAGGCCGCCTGGGCGCAGAACCGCCGGGGTGAGTTCATCCTTACCGCCGGCGCGAGCGCGATCAACCCCGGCGACTGACGGCATGACCTTTGCGGGACCCCTCCTCCGGGACAGCCGGGGGAGGGGTCCATGTATATGATGAGACGTACGCATCGCTCTGTGGCGGCCCGCGTCGTGTTGACGATGGCCGCCGCTGTCACGCTCGGATCCTGCGCGACGAAGGGTGACCTTCGCGATCTGCAGAGAGAGATCCGCATGCTGGCGGCACGGCAAGACACGCTGCTGACGCAGTTGCGCGTGGAGACCTTGTCCACTCAGGACAGCGTGCGCACCCAGTCCGATCAGATCTTCGACTTCCGCGGCGAGATCACTCGCCAGCTCCGTGAGATCGGCCGGACGCTCGCGACGATCGAGGCGCTCGCT
This Gemmatimonadota bacterium DNA region includes the following protein-coding sequences:
- a CDS encoding OmpA family protein, which gives rise to MIVLRFSVAVLAATLAVGACKGDPPPPPGPLPVDQDSLSNDSVAEADAERRRIEAEEAAAIAEAADLAERVAAALATLEEAVFFDYDVSEVRADQQALLRQKVDILRASPDVQLRIEGHADERGSTEYNMALGNRRASAVRDYLTGFGLSESRFAIVSFGEQRPRESGSNEAAWAQNRRGEFILTAGASAINPGD